A stretch of DNA from Planctomycetaceae bacterium:
TTCGTCATGGCCGGGCAGCGGAATATCGTGTACTTCGAACGGATACCGCACGCGTTCGGTCTGCTTTTTGAAAACGATATCTGCCGACGCCACTTCGCCTTCGAAATGGACGGCAATCGTTCCGCTTTCGGCATCTCCGTATGAAGACGTACCATAATCCTGAAGTGAATCGCCGGCGGCGTCCCGTGCGACGATGCTGAGACGATCGGCGTCAGCATTCCGGTATTCGACTTCAACGCTGCCCCCGTCAGCCGAGACAAGCTCAAACGACGCGTCGCCCGACGTCAGCTTCGCTCCGGGCTCCAGGCTTTCAAACGTCAGCGTTTCGACTTCGACCGGCAGCACGAAACTCAGTTCGCCCTTAACCATTTCCACGTCGGCAACGGATTTGGTCGTATTCAGAAGCGGCACAGGCACGGTCCACTGGATGGCGGTTTCTGTGTAGGAAGGGCTGAAACCAAACCCGTCGTGACCCGGATGCTTCAGGGACTTGCCGCCGGTGCCAGTCTGTTCGGTGATGTGCAGGGTGAGCCAGTCGCTGTCTTCGGCATCAACTTGCGGTTGCAATGAAGACAGCAGTGAAACCGCAGCTTCCGTCAGCCCGTGAGCATGCACTCGGAGCGTCAACTGAGCGGCACCGGCAGGAATCAGCTCTTCAACTTCGCCGACTTCCACCAGAAACGGACCCGCAAAGCCGACGCCGCTTTCGCGAGGTCCGGCGGCGACCGTGATCTTTTTCATCAGATACCGAGGGTGGAGTCCGACCTGTTCGGTGATCTGTTCAATGGCCTGCAGTCGCGAGACTCCGGAAATGCTGACCGACACCAGTTCGCGAAGCTGCGGAAGTTCTTCTTTGGGTTCGACCCATTCCAGATGCAGTTCATCGGCCAGTCGTCGCAGCAGGTCGCCGGCGGGAACCGCGGATTCGTCGATCGAAACCTGCCAGGCGGCATCGAATTCCTCAACGGGAATCTGCCCCGGCGGATCAAGGTCGGGCTGTTCAAAATTGTCCCACTGCCAGTTGGAGAAATCGTCGTCGCTCCAGCCGGAACCGAACTCGCCGTCCATTGCCATGTTGCCCGGGCCGCCGGAAGCCATCATTTCTGGTTCCGGAAGTTCAATCAGCCAGCGACCGTCGACTCTGACGAATTCGATCGGTTCCTCCCCGCCATCGTGAACAACAACTCCCGACGCCGCGTCACCGTTGATCTGAACGTTCTGAAGTTCTCCGTCAACGGGAGAACCGGACATTCCGCCTTCGCTGTCCGATTCCATCAGCGCGGTCATTTCGCCGATGAATTTCGGTTTGTCCCCGATACCGGCCGTCATCATCTGCGGCATTGACAGAACGCCACCGTCAGGACTGCCGATGTCCGGCTCCTGGCTTGGATCGACACCGTGCTTCCGAAACAGCTCTTCGACGGCTTTACCTTTTTCGGGATCGAATGCTCCCATCATTCCGCCGGCCATCAGCATGCTGAAGGCCATCATCGCCTGACTCTTGTCCGTGAGATGTCGGGCTCCCGATTCCCAGTCGTCGTTCTTCAAAGCCTGCCTGAAACTTTCGAACGCAGCTTCGGGAGTCGCCGCGGCGGCGGCATCAGGCGTCGCGGAGGTCGCGGAACCTGCGTCCGCGTTCGAAGCAGCCTCGCTAGCCGTTGACGCGCCGGTACTGCTGCCATTCCCTGCACTGTTGGCCGGTGGCGACGGCGACTCTTCGGAACATCCGGCGAACATCAGGACAGCGACGATTGCAGCGGACGAAAAGGCGTTCTTCATGGCGGTGTTCCGAACAGAGTTTTGGTCGTTCCCGATGACGCAGCGAGATTATAGCGACTTCCGAAATACACTGAGAATTTCATGGCGAAGAAGCGTCCGCCGCAGTCGCGTCACAGAGTCATACCGCTGCCAATGCGAAACGAAACGAGTTTTCCGGAATTCCGCTGCGTGTCGCGCCAACGCCGTTCAATCGAACACACCGTGGATCCACCAGCTTTCGTCGGACAGGTCCTGAAAGATCCAGAACCGCAGGCCGTTCGTTGTTCGAACGCGGTAGTAGTCACGATGAACCACACCGTCGTCCCACCACGCCGTCTGAATGCGTTCCGGCCCGACACAGGACTCAACAACGTGACGCCGGCCCTGAGACACAAAGCCTGTCTTCCGGGGATCCTGATTCGCCGCGCCGATCGGTTCCGGCTCCGGCAGCAGCAGCAGCGGCCGAGGCTGGTGGCGAACTCCGCGGTGCCGCGATTCGTCGGGAGTGACCAGATCGTGAATGCGGTCCGTCGTGGATGTGGACGGTGACGTATCCTCCGCCATCGCAATCACCGGCTGAAACGTCACCGAATGTTCCGGTCGAGCGTCGTCGTGAAGTTCCGCCGTCAGCACGGCCCGCGAACCGAGACGGCTGCTGAGCCGATCCAGCAGCGTGGCCAGTTCCTCCTGCGGCTGAAGATGTTCGGTGGTGCTGAACAGGTCCTGCTGCTTCGCTACCGGCATGGGAGAAACCGTGGCCTGCATCCGCACGGCACTGGCGGGTTCGGCCAGCCGAAGGGAATCGAGCTTCAGCGTCAGGACATCCATCAGGTGGCTGGCCGACTGGACGGGACGCACGGTTTCCGCGGATAACGGAAGCATCACTCCGGATTCCAGCTTCAACTGACACGTCAGGCGCGTTGCTCCCAGATGCCGCCGCTGAAGCTGCCGAACAACGATCTCCGTCAAGTGCTCCAGCACCTGCCTGACTTCATCCAGATTGGTGGCCGGAAATTCCGACGTCCAGTTCGCGGCGACCGGATCGGCTTCCGGAATCGACGTCAGCAGTTCCGCTTCAATACCCTGCAACTGCCGAATGCGTTTCACAGTCGTGGCGGAAACCCGTGATGGCAGATCTTCAACGGGCAGACTCAACAGTTGAGCAATGTTCAGGATGCCAAGCTGAGACAGAATCTGAACATCGGACAGCGGCAGTCGCGAAGTCGGCAGCGGCAGCGGCTGCAGATAATTCAGCGACTGCCCGGGCGGAATGATGACGACGGGAAGATTCCATTCGGCGGCTGTGGGCAATGACGACGCACTCGATGAACGGCGGGAGTCCGCGGTTCGTCGCGGCTTCTGCGATCCGGCGGTGTCGGCGTGAGCAAACGCCCAGGCGGCGGCAACGGAATCGCTGATCGCAATTCGGCAGCGATAGCCGCGCCGACGCATCACGCTGAAGAGTTGCTCCGCCAGCACAGACTCACCCCCGAACAACGGACCGCAGCCGGTGATGTCCAGCAGTAATCCGTCCGGCACCGGCAATTCATCCAGTGAAACAATCGGCGCGAAAGATCGAGTCCATTCGGCCGCTTCCAGCAGGCCGGTTCGATCGTCGGCGGGTGACCATTCCAGAAATTCGGTGACGGGCCGGGACGCGGCCGGCGCGCGGCCGATCGAAGACGAAGTGGAAAACGGAGCCGCCATGCTGCGCGCCTCGGCCAGCGGCATTCCCGGCCGAACGCCGGCGGACCACGCGTCGGGCGAGACGGCCACAATCGCAGGGCCGCTTCGTGCTGACGGGTACAGTTCCCGAACGAATTTCAGATCACCGGCCGTCGCAGCGGGAACTCGCTTTCGCCGGGAAGATTTCGTCGACGAAGAATCCGGTGGCGGCGTGTACAGGGCGATCGAATGCAGACCACTAGCTGCGCGGAGTCGCTGCAGCCGCTGCACCGACCAGTTCGGGAATCTCAAACACAGTACTCGTTTCATCGTCGATCCCAAACCGGGCACAGCCGTGATGCTGCACCGAGTACCGAGACCTCAGCAGCTTCACGGAAACCGCGCCGGCAGCATAACCGGATTCCGCCCAGGCGTCGTCCGAGTTCAACGGCTGCACGTGCAGTCTCAGATCCGCCCAGGACGGCTGCTTCAGAGCGGACGCCGGGCGAATCAGAAACACGGTGACTCCGCTGCGTTCCACCGCCAGTTGCAGTCGCCGCAGCGCGGTGGACGAAATGCGGTCCAGCCGGCACACGATGATTCGCACGCCCGAACAGCGAGCGAGCTGTTCCAGCGTCCACAGCGTGTCGCGACGCAGCGTGTCCTGACGAAGTGCGCCGCGCCGCGGCGTGTCGCGTTGCAAGTTCCCGGGACAAACGCCGGCAGAATGACGCTCCTGACGAACCGAATGATTCGCCGGCCGAATCAACAACAGCCGGCTTAACGGCAGTCCCAGAGCAACGGCCGCGGCCGGATGAAACTGACATTCCGGATCCGGTACGGCAAACGCACCCGGCTTTGTCAGAAGCGGCAGAGCACACGTCATGGCCAGCGACATCGTCATCTGGCCGGGACCGCTGCTGATCCATTCCACGATGGATCCGGTCGACAGTCCCCGGTGTGGCAACAGGTCGTCCAGCGACTGGAATCCCGTGCTGACGACGGCATAATCCGCACTCCGTTGTTCGGACCGGAACAACTGCTGGCGCAGCGCGCGGACAGCTTCGGATTTCAGAGGCTCGGCGGGCATGGGAAATCGTTTCCGTTGACGAAACGGGTTCCCTACCCTTCGGGACAAGAAACGGTGAAAGTTTCGCCTGACAGTCCCTCTGATCGGCAAACTTCCGCACCGGTTTTTAGAAAAGTTGACAGAAAGAGTCAACTTCCTTCAAGTTGAACCGCACGCACATTCGGCCGTCCGAAACACGTCTATCTGCCGCGTGTGAAAGTGTGTCCGGGATGGGTCGGCCGCAGCCGGAGAACGCACACCTCATAATCGAAGACAGCTCAAGGAATCGCACATGCCCCAATACATCACATTCGGCGAAATCATGATGCGAATGGCCCCGCCCGGCTTTCTGCGACTGACGCAGACGCTTCCGGGGTCGATCGACGTGACATTTGCCGGAGCCGAAGCCAACGTGGCCGCGTCCCTGGCAATGTTCGGCGCGGACGTCGGTTTCGTAACAGCGCTGCCGAAAAATCCCCTGGCGGATGCCTGCCTGATGACATTGCGCGGAATCGGCGTTGATACGTCGCGAGTTCTGCGAACCGACGCCGGCCGGCTGGGAATCTACTTCGTGGAAGCCGGAGCCAACCAGCGCCCCAGCCGCGTGATCTACGACCGCGCTCATTCGTCCATCAGCCTGGTGCCGCCGGATTCCTATGACTGGAAGACGATCTTCACCGGGTGCCGAGCCCTGCATGTCAGCGGCATTACTCCCGCCCTGTCGCGAGCGGCGGCCGACGCAACACTGCAGGCCGTTCAGGCAGCCAAGAGCGCCGGTGTGCAGGTTTCCTGCGATCTGAATTTTCGAGCCAAGCTGTGGGACTGGGAACCGGGCACGGATCGAAAACGGCTGGCCGGACGAATCATGCGGGACGTGCTGCCCTATGTCGATATTCTGATTGCCAATGAAGCGGACTGCGGCGACGTGCTGGACATTCACGCCGGTCACAGCGATGTCGATTCCGGAAACGTGGAAGTCGCCGCCTATCCCGACGTCGCCCGGCAGGTGCTGAAACAGTTTCCGAACATCCGGCTGATTGCCACCACCCTGCGCGAAAGCCATTCCGCCAGTCACAACAACTGGGGAGCCATGCTGTTTGACGCCGGCGAAGACAGGGCGTACTTCGCTCCCGAATCGGATGGCGCGTATCAGCCGTACGAAATCCGCAACATTGTCGACCGGGTCGGCGGCGGAGACGCGTTTGCCGCCGGTCTGTTGTTCGCTCTGGGATGCGACGACTACGCGACTGCGAAGGAAGCTCTGCAGTTTGCGACGGCGTCGTCGTGCCTGGCCCATTCCATCCTGGGCGACTTCAACTTCAGCAGCCGATCAGAAGTCGACGCTTTGATGCGCGGGTCGGCGTCGGGACGCGTCGTGCGGTGATTCAGTCCTGCTCCGGCGCGACGACACCCGGCCGCACGACGTTCCGCAGCACGACAACGACAATCGCCGCATAGACGCCGCAGGCGATCAACAACGGGTAGATCAGCTTCGGAAACGCCGTCAGCAGACCATCCGCCAGCCAGGCCTGGGCAAAGCACAGCGGAGCCATGCCGAACGCGGTGGCGAACATCACCCTCCACACGGGAATCCGGGTCAGTCCCGCCGCCCAGGAAACGATGTCCGACGACGTCAGCGGATTCAGCCGCAGCAGCAGGATCAGCCAGCCGCCGCGTTTCTCCACGGCGCGCTGGACACGTTCCAGACCGGCCGGTTCGAACCATCGAGCCAGCAATCCGTGACCAAATGTCCGGGCGACCGAACACGCGATGCCCGCGCCGGCGACGTTTCCCGCCAGCGCGATCGCTCCTCCCGTGACCGGGCCGAAGATGATTCCTCCGGGAGCGTACAGCATCAGTCCGGGAATCGGCGCCACAACGACTTCGATCGTCACAAACACGAAATACACCAGCGGAGCGAATGCGCCAAACTGCCGGAAATAATCCTTCAGCAGATCGATCCTCGCGGCGGCGTTGATGTCGCGCCCGAACAGGTCGAACACAATGCCGTGACTGAACCACGACCACGTCGCGGCACCAGTCATCGCCGCCGGAATCAACAGAATCAGTAATCGCGACTTCACAGATCATCCGTTCAATGAAAACCGCCGCCGTGTCGCGTTGCCCTGCGGTCACAACCTCGGCCCAGCGACGGCAGGACGCACATCAGTAATTGACCGGCTGCGACGATCGCAGATACGCGAACAGATCACGAATCTGCTGGTCGGTCAGCTCCTTCAAGGCCCCTTCCGGCATCACGCTGCGGGAAATCGCCTGCATCTCTTCAATCTCATCGCGGCGAAGCAGCAGGTTTTGTCCGTCAACGCCGCGAAGGACAACGACCTGATTGTCCTGATCGGCCAGAAAACCGCTGATGACACGGCCGTCCGTGGTGGTGATCACGAAGTTCTCGAAGCCTTCCCGAATTTCCAGACTGGGGTTGATGATGTTCGCCAGCATGCGCTGCAGGTCGTCGCGTTTGAACGAAGTCAGGTCCGGGCCGATGCGACCACCTTCCTCAAACAGGACATGACACTTCCCGCAGTTCTGCAGGAACAGCGGCTTGCCCTTTTTCGGATTGCCGGAAGCGCTCGCCAGCAGTTCAGTCAGGCGTTCTGTCTCCTGTTTCATTTCCTCCGTGGTCGCACCTCCAATGCTTCCCCAGTGCTTTTTGACCAGTGCATCCGCGTCCTGATTGTTGTGCAGCAGGATCTTCTTCAAAGCGGTGTCCGACACATCCGCCGCCCGGATGTTTCGGGCGTCGACGGCGCGCAGCAGCTCCAGTGCCCAGACCGGACGGCTGACCAGCAGCGTTTCCGCGACAGGCCGCGCGTCGTCGGGCAGCTTCGCAAACGCTGATACAACCGCCTGCCCGATGCGCTGGTCGTCGAACGCCTGCAGCGAAGTCAGCGCGGACGCCACCAGTTCCGCATCAGATTCGCCGTTGACGACACTCAACAGGACGGGAATGAACTCGGGCCGCCGAATCTGGCCGAAGATTTCCAGGTACTGCAGTCGGTCTGCCTTGCCGGCATTCGAATCACCGACGGCGGCAACGGCGGCTTCAATCGCATCGGGATTCCCCTGGCGCAGACGCAGCGCCGTTGATCCACCGCCCGTCGCGGCCAGCGCTTCAACCAGTTCCGCGGGAATCCCGGCCAGCGACCGGCCCTGGTACGCTTCTTCAAATCCCTTCAGCAGCAGTTCAGCGCTTTTCGCATTCGGCGCTGACCGCAGCAGTGTGGCTGCAGCCAGCAGATCCTCGCGGCTGCCAGCCAGAGCGTACCGCTTCATCAGGCGTTCAAGCAGGTAATCCTTCACAAGCGGACGCTGCCAGTTCTCGGCGTCCGAAAGCACCGTCGTCACGATCAGATCGCGGTCCGCGGGAGTCGCCGCCTTTGATTCCAGAGCCCACCACAGCAACAGTGGCTGGTGGATATCGCCGGCATCTTCGTCGTACTTCAGAAGCTGCTGAATGATCGGCAAAGCGTCCTTCGCCGGCAGCCGCTTTGCCGACGACGCCAGTTGCTTGCGAACGGTGATGTAGGATTCGTTCGCGGCGAGTTCCGCCAGAGCCTGCGCGACGGGAGCTGCCACGTGACAGCGATCGCACAACAGCCGTATGGTCCATGCCCGCACGTATTGGTCGTCGTGGTGCAGAGCTTCCCGCGCGACTTCGTCTGTCAGCCCGCCGCTCAGATGCACGGCCCACAGCGACTCCAGCGCTGTCTGTCCGGATGTCGTTCGCAGCAATTCCAGCAAAGGCGGAATCAAAGTTGCGTCTTTCCGATCACCGATCAGGCGCAAAGCGGTCTGGCGGTGCCATTTCGACGAATGCTGCAACTCGGCGATCAACCGCTGATGCGACGCTGCCTGCGTCCGCGGCGCCTCACCCGCCGTCCGAACAACGGTCGGACTGCCGTCGGCCCTTGCCCGCAGCGCGTAAATACGACCGCTGGAACGGTCGATTCGTCCGGCATAGTGGCTGCTGTGATCGATCCGCTGTTCGTACATGTCAGCGACGTAGATCGCGCCATCAGGCCCGGCCTTGATGTCAACCGGGCGGAACCACTGATCATTCGTTTTGACAACGCGGGAGATATCTTCCGTTTCGAACGAAGACTGCTCCGGCCGAATCTCGCTCATCACCACCTGCCCCTGCAGCGGCTCAACTCCGAACAGCCGGCCGCGGTATTCTTCGGGCAGCACGTTTTCTTCATAGATGATGAAGTTGTGTGTAAACCGCGGAACGCTGTGGTGCTTCATGTTCTCAAAGAATCCGAACGCATACGGGTTCGAAAGCGAACCGTGCTTCGTGAAACCCTTGCGATAGTAGCCTCCCTGAACGTAGTGGAACCCGCGAGTATCGCCGCCGTTGTGTCCGGAATACGTGCGGCCCTTCGCGTCGATTTCCAGGCCGAACGTGTTTCCGCCGCCTTCGGCAAACACTTCAAACGTCTGCTGTTCCGGATGATATCGCCAGATCTGCTGACCCATCGTGCGGACGGGTTTGTCGTCCGAACCGTAACGTTTGACGTTGCCGGTGACCGTGCTTCCCTGGCAGCCATACAGCCAGCCGTCCGGGCCGAATCTCAGACTGTTGATCACGGAGTGCGAATCTTCCAGCCCGAAACCTTCCAGCAGAATGTCCGGATCACTGTCGGGCACGTCATCGCCGTCTCGATCGGGATAGAACAGCAGATAGGGAGGATTCGTCACGAAGGCTCCGCCCCGCCCGATGGCCACGGACGTCGCGATGTTCAGGCCGTCGACGAATGTCGTATGGCGGTCGTAAACGCCGTCGCTGTCAGTGTCTTCGTGAATCGTAATCCGATCGTTGCCTGGCGTTCCGCGGGGCGGCGGTTCAGGAACCTTGTCATAGACGGAGCGCAGGTATTGATCCCGGCTGATCATCGTCAGACCCGCCGGATCGGGATACTGGCGATATTCGACCACCCACAGTCGATTGCGATCATCCCAGGTCATGAACAGCGGCTGAGCGATTTCCGGATCGCTGAGCACAAGCTGAATTTGCAGATCGTCCGGCACCTGAAACGCCCGTTCCGCCTGCTGCGGCGTCAGCGGATCATTGTCACCTTCCCGGCGAGCCACATAACGCTCGACGTCGTCAACCTCATCGATCAGCGAATAGCCGCCGAGTTTTCGCAATTCCGCTTCTTCCGTCGGTTCTGTTGCACGGATGCCGAATTCCGTTGACGCTGCCGTCGCCCAGGATGAATCATCGCCGGGGCGATACTGCCACTGGCCGTTCATGCGAATCGCCTGCCCGGCATCCGCGTTCAGCAACACGGGCGGCGCGACGCTGAAATTCGGCCGTGGGTCCTCCTGATAGACTCGGATCGCGATCGTGTTGAATTCACCAAACCGCAGCAACTGGCTGTCAACGCGGTACCGGCCGGATTCCCCCAGTCCGCTGCGATACTGCGGAGGAAACGTGCCGGCCACTCCGATGTTCGTGCCGTTGACATAGGTCGCACGCGCGTCGTCCAAAGCTTCCACGAACAGCGTCAGTTCGGCCCCTTTCCACTCCGGCGGCACTCTGATCTGGGCGCGGTACCACGAATATCCGTTGACCGGCTGCAGTTCGCCCGACGGCATGCTTCTCCAGACATCGGGCACCTCCACCATGTGCCATCCCGATGGCGGCACATCCTGAGCCTGCGTCGCGGCGGAGAGAATCGCGGAAACAAGAACCAGGACCGAACGGGCAACAGTTCGAAAGCGCGGCAGGAACATGGCGGGATCCGGGAAGTGTGAAGGCATGGCGAACGCGGTTCGATTACTGGCACGCACGCCGGTGGTCTGCAATTATGGTCAGCCATTCCGGAGATTGCACCTTCGGCGGGTTGAGGATTGCGCCTGGGCCATTGTCCGGACGGCTCAGTCGACGCGATGCAATGTCGGACAGAATGCCGGAAACTTCCGCCGGGCCGCTGGTTTCGCAAATCGGGCCGCAAGCTGCGCCCTGCCGAATCACGGCAGGCCGACACGATGAACGATTCCAACTTCAGAAAGGCGGCACTGACAATGCTTCATCAGGACAAATCCGGCCGGCCAATCGAAGTCGCCGCCATCATGTGGCTGCTGATCAGCGCGACGACGTTCCTGTGCGAACAGACCCGCGCGGAGGATGACGGCGTGCTGCCGGGGATCGACGTCCTGCAGCGTCACGAGTTTGCCGAACTGGCGGGAAAGCAAGTCGGTCTGATCACAAATCACACCGGTCGCAGCCGCGATGGCGTCAGCACCGTGCAGTTGCTTCACGACGCGCCGAACGTAAATCTCGTCGCATTGTTCAGTCCGGAACACGGATTCGAAGGCAAGCTGGATGTCTCAAAGATCAACGACGCCACCGAGCAATCCACGGGACTGCGAATTTTCAGCCTGTACGGTGAGACTCGCCGGCCGACAAAGGAATTGCTGGACGGGCTCGACGTGCTGGTGTTCGACATTCAGGACATCGGCTGCCGATTCTACACGTACGTGTCAACGATGGGCGAAGCGATGAAAGCCTCGGCGCAGCACAACGTCACGTTCATGGTGCTGGACCGGCCGAATCCGATCGGCGGACGTGACGTTGCCGGTCCGATGCTGGACCCCGGCCGGGAATCGTTTGTCGGATTTCACTCACTGCCCGTGCGGCACGGCATGACGGTTGGCGAACTGGCCGCGATGTTCCGGTCGGAACTCAAGCTGGATCTGGACCTGCAGGTCGTCCGATGCGAAGGCTGGAAGCGAAGCCGGTTCTGGGATGACACGGGCCTGTTGTGGGTGAACCCTTCGCCGAACATGCGCAGCCTGACGCAGGCACTTTTGTATCCGGGAATCGGCGTGATCGAATTCACGAACGTTTCGGTCGGCCGCGGGACCGACACTCCGTTTGAAGTGATCGGCGCACCGTGGATCACCGCGCGCGACTTCGCCGCAGCGCTGAATCGGAATCGCCCCGAAGGCGTGTCGTTTGTACCGATAAAATTCACGCCGGATGCCAGCAAATTCAAAGGTGAACGCTGCGGCGGAGTCAACATCGTCGTGACGAATCGCACAACATTCGAACCGCTGCGCACCGGGTTTCTGATCGCGGCAACCCTGCGGCAGCTTTATCCACACGAATGGGAAGCGGACAAAATGCTCCGGCTGCTGGGCAATGAATCAACGCTGAAGGCAATCACGGACGGAAACACACCTGCGGAAATCGAACACGTCGCCGAACACGGCATGGCTCAGTTCCGCGACCGTCGTGCCGGCTTTCTGATGTACGAATAGAACTTTTTGCCGGCACACGTCGCCGCGCGGCGAACGCCATTTCAGCGGTGTTCGCGCTTTCATTCCTATTCCGGAAACCGGCGCTTGCGGGGACGCGAGTCCGCAGCGACCGGAAAACGAACGAATCGGCCCGGCACCGGCCCGGTGATTTTCCGCGAGCCAGTCAAACAAATCAAACCCGCACGATGGGGCACATGATGACTCATTCAACGCTGCGCGTTCTTGTGTTGCTGACATTGCTGTCCGCAACTGCTGCTGCTCAGGACTCAGGTTCGATCGATGAAGTCCTCGCCGAGAAGCTGCGGCCGCTGATCGAAGCGCATGAAGGAGATGTCGCGGTCTCCGTCAGACACCTCGATTCCGGAGCCGCGTTTCACTACCGATCTGACACCGTCATGCCAACCGCCAGTCTGATTAAGTTTCCGGTGATGATCGAAGCCTACCGGCAGGAGGAAGCCGGACGACTGGATCTGTCCGCGACGGTGACACTCACAAAGAACGACAAGGTGCCCGGCTCCGGAATCCTGACGAAGCACTTTTCGGACGGCGCTGAACTGACCCTCCGGGACGCAATCCGGCTGATGATTGCGTATTCCGATAATACCGCGACGAATCTTGTTCTCGACCGAATCGGACTCACATCGACCGCTGACACGATGGCCGCGATGGGATTTCCGGAAACGAAGATCCATTCGAAAGTGTACCGCGGAAGTACGTCCGCTTTTCCCGAACGCAGCCGGGAATTTGGTCTCGGCAGCACAACCAGTTCCGACATGATCGCGCTGCTGGATCAGTTGCATCGCCGGGAACTGGTGTCGCCAGAGGCTTCCGACGCGATGCTGGACCACCTGACCGCCTGTGAAAGCCGGGACATGCTGCCTTCGCTGCTGCCGGACGACGTCAGAGTTGCTCACAAGTCCGGGTCCGTTTCGAACGCTCGCACCGACGCCGGCATTCTGTTTACAAACAGCGGCCCCATCGCAATCTGCGTTCTGACTAACAACAACAAAGACCAGAGCTGGGGCAGCAACAA
This window harbors:
- a CDS encoding sugar kinase, whose translation is MPQYITFGEIMMRMAPPGFLRLTQTLPGSIDVTFAGAEANVAASLAMFGADVGFVTALPKNPLADACLMTLRGIGVDTSRVLRTDAGRLGIYFVEAGANQRPSRVIYDRAHSSISLVPPDSYDWKTIFTGCRALHVSGITPALSRAAADATLQAVQAAKSAGVQVSCDLNFRAKLWDWEPGTDRKRLAGRIMRDVLPYVDILIANEADCGDVLDIHAGHSDVDSGNVEVAAYPDVARQVLKQFPNIRLIATTLRESHSASHNNWGAMLFDAGEDRAYFAPESDGAYQPYEIRNIVDRVGGGDAFAAGLLFALGCDDYATAKEALQFATASSCLAHSILGDFNFSSRSEVDALMRGSASGRVVR
- a CDS encoding c-type cytochrome; translation: MPSHFPDPAMFLPRFRTVARSVLVLVSAILSAATQAQDVPPSGWHMVEVPDVWRSMPSGELQPVNGYSWYRAQIRVPPEWKGAELTLFVEALDDARATYVNGTNIGVAGTFPPQYRSGLGESGRYRVDSQLLRFGEFNTIAIRVYQEDPRPNFSVAPPVLLNADAGQAIRMNGQWQYRPGDDSSWATAASTEFGIRATEPTEEAELRKLGGYSLIDEVDDVERYVARREGDNDPLTPQQAERAFQVPDDLQIQLVLSDPEIAQPLFMTWDDRNRLWVVEYRQYPDPAGLTMISRDQYLRSVYDKVPEPPPRGTPGNDRITIHEDTDSDGVYDRHTTFVDGLNIATSVAIGRGGAFVTNPPYLLFYPDRDGDDVPDSDPDILLEGFGLEDSHSVINSLRFGPDGWLYGCQGSTVTGNVKRYGSDDKPVRTMGQQIWRYHPEQQTFEVFAEGGGNTFGLEIDAKGRTYSGHNGGDTRGFHYVQGGYYRKGFTKHGSLSNPYAFGFFENMKHHSVPRFTHNFIIYEENVLPEEYRGRLFGVEPLQGQVVMSEIRPEQSSFETEDISRVVKTNDQWFRPVDIKAGPDGAIYVADMYEQRIDHSSHYAGRIDRSSGRIYALRARADGSPTVVRTAGEAPRTQAASHQRLIAELQHSSKWHRQTALRLIGDRKDATLIPPLLELLRTTSGQTALESLWAVHLSGGLTDEVAREALHHDDQYVRAWTIRLLCDRCHVAAPVAQALAELAANESYITVRKQLASSAKRLPAKDALPIIQQLLKYDEDAGDIHQPLLLWWALESKAATPADRDLIVTTVLSDAENWQRPLVKDYLLERLMKRYALAGSREDLLAAATLLRSAPNAKSAELLLKGFEEAYQGRSLAGIPAELVEALAATGGGSTALRLRQGNPDAIEAAVAAVGDSNAGKADRLQYLEIFGQIRRPEFIPVLLSVVNGESDAELVASALTSLQAFDDQRIGQAVVSAFAKLPDDARPVAETLLVSRPVWALELLRAVDARNIRAADVSDTALKKILLHNNQDADALVKKHWGSIGGATTEEMKQETERLTELLASASGNPKKGKPLFLQNCGKCHVLFEEGGRIGPDLTSFKRDDLQRMLANIINPSLEIREGFENFVITTTDGRVISGFLADQDNQVVVLRGVDGQNLLLRRDEIEEMQAISRSVMPEGALKELTDQQIRDLFAYLRSSQPVNY
- a CDS encoding VTT domain-containing protein → MKSRLLILLIPAAMTGAATWSWFSHGIVFDLFGRDINAAARIDLLKDYFRQFGAFAPLVYFVFVTIEVVVAPIPGLMLYAPGGIIFGPVTGGAIALAGNVAGAGIACSVARTFGHGLLARWFEPAGLERVQRAVEKRGGWLILLLRLNPLTSSDIVSWAAGLTRIPVWRVMFATAFGMAPLCFAQAWLADGLLTAFPKLIYPLLIACGVYAAIVVVVLRNVVRPGVVAPEQD
- a CDS encoding DUF1343 domain-containing protein codes for the protein MNDSNFRKAALTMLHQDKSGRPIEVAAIMWLLISATTFLCEQTRAEDDGVLPGIDVLQRHEFAELAGKQVGLITNHTGRSRDGVSTVQLLHDAPNVNLVALFSPEHGFEGKLDVSKINDATEQSTGLRIFSLYGETRRPTKELLDGLDVLVFDIQDIGCRFYTYVSTMGEAMKASAQHNVTFMVLDRPNPIGGRDVAGPMLDPGRESFVGFHSLPVRHGMTVGELAAMFRSELKLDLDLQVVRCEGWKRSRFWDDTGLLWVNPSPNMRSLTQALLYPGIGVIEFTNVSVGRGTDTPFEVIGAPWITARDFAAALNRNRPEGVSFVPIKFTPDASKFKGERCGGVNIVVTNRTTFEPLRTGFLIAATLRQLYPHEWEADKMLRLLGNESTLKAITDGNTPAEIEHVAEHGMAQFRDRRAGFLMYE
- a CDS encoding DNA polymerase Y family protein gives rise to the protein MKRVLCLRFPNWSVQRLQRLRAASGLHSIALYTPPPDSSSTKSSRRKRVPAATAGDLKFVRELYPSARSGPAIVAVSPDAWSAGVRPGMPLAEARSMAAPFSTSSSIGRAPAASRPVTEFLEWSPADDRTGLLEAAEWTRSFAPIVSLDELPVPDGLLLDITGCGPLFGGESVLAEQLFSVMRRRGYRCRIAISDSVAAAWAFAHADTAGSQKPRRTADSRRSSSASSLPTAAEWNLPVVIIPPGQSLNYLQPLPLPTSRLPLSDVQILSQLGILNIAQLLSLPVEDLPSRVSATTVKRIRQLQGIEAELLTSIPEADPVAANWTSEFPATNLDEVRQVLEHLTEIVVRQLQRRHLGATRLTCQLKLESGVMLPLSAETVRPVQSASHLMDVLTLKLDSLRLAEPASAVRMQATVSPMPVAKQQDLFSTTEHLQPQEELATLLDRLSSRLGSRAVLTAELHDDARPEHSVTFQPVIAMAEDTSPSTSTTDRIHDLVTPDESRHRGVRHQPRPLLLLPEPEPIGAANQDPRKTGFVSQGRRHVVESCVGPERIQTAWWDDGVVHRDYYRVRTTNGLRFWIFQDLSDESWWIHGVFD